The window GAccagactctgagatggagatttgGGTGCAAGAAATTTAATGGGGAGTGCTTTAGGGAATAACATCTCTGAGGGGACAAAGAAAGCATGATAAGCAGGAGTTTGGGTGTGATGCAGGCACAACAAAGGCCTTGGCCAATCCCACTGAGAGCTCATGAGCTGTAATGACCCTGCAGGATTGTCCCAGTTGGGGCAAGAGGCTACATCTTACACCCCTGCATAGACCAGTCACTGTGATGCAGGATGCCCCTGGAAATGAGGCGTGGCCTTGGATAGGGTAGCTCTCTTCAAGAAAGAACAACCAATTCCTGGAAAGGGGAGGTCATCTGCAACTGTTACctgaagtcagctgttaaccagCAGTTGGGAGAATAAATACTTCAGTCCTGAAGTCAGGCGTAGGGGTTAGGAGGCAAATACAAGTGGCACAATACAGCATCCACTACAACTTCCAAATCATGTTCCAAATGGAAAATGTAACCAAACTTTTAATAAATTCCCATTGAACACCACCATGCATGACACATTGTGTTAGAAGGTGAGACTACAACATGAAACAAgatggtctctgccctcaagaatTTTCCAGATGTGGGCAGGAACTAATTAccacaaatgtagtggcttaaagcaatatCCATTAACTTCCGGTCTCTGGTCTGGCATGTAGAGAGATTAGAAGTCTTCACTCTgtcctaacaagtaaaaagccGAACAAACTAATCATCAAATCTTCTTAAATCTATCAGAGAATTGAGGCCACAGGGCAAACCGCTGACCCCAAAATTGGAGAGATGGGCAGATACAGAGTCAAAACTTACTGGAGCAGAAACCTCTGTGGGAACCGCTGCCATGCTTTGCTACCTGCCAGAAAAAAAACTctggttttaaaattctcatgtgagggcttccctggtggtgcagtggttaagaatcagcctgccaatgcaggggacacgggttcaagccctggtccaggaagatcccacgtgccacggagcaactaagcccatgtgccacaactactgagcctgagctctagagcccgcaagccacaactgctgagcccacatgccacaactactgaagcccgcgtgcctagagcccgtgctccacaacgagaagccagggcaccgcaacaaagagtagcccccgctcgccgcaactagagaaagcccacgcacagcaacaaagacccaacgcagccaaaaataaataaaacaaataaatttattgaaaaaaaaaatcttatgtgaTTTGGTTCAGATCACCCAAACAGTCACCCATAACAGGCCAAACTATCTTTTAACAAAATCTAATCATGGGTGTAAAATCCCTTAAAGTAAGTTCTACATGTTTGGGTAGGAAACCTTGGGGCTGTTTTACAATTTCGCCTACCACAACCATGATGGCAGGCTGATAAGATACCTTGGTAAAGGGAGGTCTGGTGGCTTCTTTTGACTTCCTTAATAGAGAGTACTGAGTTTGAGGAAAGAGGTTATAGGATGAAGGAAGCTTTATGGGCTCAGCAGTCTGGGAATCAGAACAGAGGAGGAGGAGTTGGGTTTGAGGTTCTTCTGGGTAAGCTGGGCAGAAAAACCACAGGTCAAGGGAGGTAACAGGCTTAACTGATGGACCACAGAATGTAGGCCGGAAATAGAAGACAGAGAAACCTGGAGTGAGGGAGAAGGGACAGGAATTAACTTGCAGGGCTACAGTGGATGGAGAGATTCCCGTTAAAGCAGAAAGTGGAGAAAGGCTTTAGTAAGAGGTTAAACATTTAGATCAGCGGTTCTTCAAATCTGGTCCCCAAACTGACAGCATCAGCATCatttgggaacttgttagaaatgcaaattccacAGTCCATTCCAGAATTAGTACAATAAATCAGAAATTCTGAAACTAGGAGTAGGGCATGggaatctgttttaacaagcACTCCAGGTCATTTTGATGCACCATAAGCTCAAGAATCATTGATATTCTTCTTCCATATGGTAACAGAATATGTTTATCATGAATGGGACTCTAGCAGGAGAAAGAAAATTCCTGGAAGGAGAATTTTCTGCTGCATGCTGAGCTAGAAATGCCAAGGATAAGTGTAAGGCACTGCTTGAATTAACTGGACTTAGGGTTTTCAGGAAGAGCAAGTCCTGGGCCATTCCAGCCAATTGTGTTATTGAGATAAACTTTCCAAGGCCAAGACTAGGAGCAGTTACTGAGGAGAACTGGGAAGGAGTCAGCCTGGTCCACACTGGTTATTCTTTAAAGGGGGGGGAATCCAATCCCTAGGAAAAAAGGCAGGCAGTGGGAACAGTGAGTTCCTGGGACCCTGAGTGATGAAAACAGCAAGAGACCCTAGTGGAGAGGGAAGGACACTTGCTCATGAGCAAAATCTGGCTCCACTTTGGCTCAGCAAGAACAGACGCCCTCTCCTAGCTGCAGGCACCATCCCAACCTGCTGAGCTGCCTCAGCTGCAGCAGTCAAAGCCAGGAGTTCTCGTGTAGGCTGTGCTTAGCCAACAGGATGAGGATATATTTTGGGATGTGGGTAGCTGACCCAGTACAGTAATTCCTATATCCTTGTAAGTTTTCTGAATCAATTAttctgggaataataataatcatgGGACAATGGCAATAAGTGCTAAAGAAGGTAAAGACAATGATTGTTCATTGTTATTATAGGATAGCCTTTCCCCCAAAAAAACTCAACCAAACATAACAGGGATTTATGATCTCAAGACTTCTGTGTGCAGCAAAGACCAACATACTTTACActgttgatttaaaaaatgaaaacaacaatgcAGACAAATGTGTGTGGTATGCTAGTATTTgtgttaaaaaagagaaaaaacatttgcTTGTGATATACAAAACATTTCTGTATGACTTCACAAGAAACTGGTAAAATGGATAGCCATTGGGAAAGGGAACTCAGTAGCtggggaagagaagaggaaagttTTTCATGATTAAACCTTATAtaccttttataatttttttttgaccacacttcgtggcttgtaggatctcagttccctgatcaggcattgaacccgggccacggcagtgaaagggccgagtcctaaccactggacagccaaggAATTCCCCTTATATACCTTTTAAATTTGGACCATATATTATTATGattcaaaaataaatgagtatttttttaaataaataaaagaatgagctTTTATCCTCAGCGACAGAGGAAAGTCAAGCCTGAAGTCTAAGGGCATTAAGTAGCCCCACCATGGAGGGTGGAAGCTGCGGCAGCACCTGGAGGAGCTTCCTCAGAGATTCCCTTAGTCTGGCCACCCTGCCAGAGGCATTTCTAAGGAATCAGGACCCACAGTGATCTGCAGAGAGGAGAACAATGAGAAAAGCTTTCCAGCCTGAAATCAGCTGCTGTCCAGAGCTAGCACCTGGCAAGATACAACTCACTCTCCTGGGGGTCACATCCTTACTGGAAGGTAGGTGAGAATTCACACCTGTGACACCAAATCTCCTCCTCTCTTGGTGTCTCTCTCTCCTATTCCTCTCTGATTCCACATTCCTCTGATCTTTGGCCACAGTGTTTGATTTTTGAGAAGAGAATGTTGAACAAGTCAAGCTCTTGTCATTCTGAGTCTGAACTCTCATTTGACTTGGAAGACTTATGCTttcgttttttcttctttttcttttctttcttctttttcttatgcttctctttcttcttctttttcttgtgtttctcTTTACATTCTGAGGAACTGGAGCTGCTCCCATCTTCATCTGATGTTGAATCCTCCAGTAACTGTTTTAACTGTTGTATCCTAAACACATAAGATTGACCAAAGAAACATATTCAATGtaacttaaaaaattcttttagataaaaatataagaacAGTAGTGATGTCACAAATCATCACCTCATTAAAGAcagtacttatttttatttttgcatgtttTCCCCATTCTTGCCTACATCCACACCTATTTTACATGACTGTAACCAGTGTACAAGCCATTTTGTATTCTCAAGTTCATACTAGGCAATCTACCTCCTCAACAATTATAATTCAATATCACCaattcgaaaaaaaaaaaaaaacctcttgttTTTTCACCCTATCTTTATTCATGtctaagaataatttttaacaatAGCTCAAATCCTTAAAGCCGCTGGAGAAGATAAAGTAAGCATACGAAAGAGAATCAATCATATAGCAGAACTAGATACCACAATGTGGGTTGCCAACATCAACTATCAGTGACATGAGTGGGCTGGGCGAAGctcactgctttttttctttcttttttttaataaattttaataacggttctttttaaaattaattaatttatttatttttggctgcattgggtcttcgttgctgcgcgcgggctttctctagttgcagagagagggggctactctttgttgcggtgcacgggcttctcactgcggtggcttctcttgttgcggagcacgggctctaggcgcgcgggcttcagtagttgtggtgcacagacttagttgctctgcggcatgtggaatcttcctggaccagggattgaacccatgtcccctgcatcttaaccactgcgccaccagggaagtcccaaagcccACTGCTTTAAGTTAACCCAAGTAGAACAGGCTGGCCTGCTCATTCCCCACATACTGGCCTTTTCAGGGATTACTCCTGCTCTCCTAACATTTCACAATTAAAATACCATATTTATTAAACCATTTCTCTAATATTGGAATGGTTGTTTCCAACTTCATGTAATTTCGGACTTTAAGAGGATATTGTTATCATCAGGACAACCTCACCTTACATCCTTTTCATGTCTTTTATTCTCTCGTATGATGTCATACATGGGATCTTCATGTGCCTTAAGGGTGAGAAAAGATTAAGGTTGGGTTAGGCTTCATGGGTTGTTAGTTAATTAAACATTAAATCCCTGTTACTAAAAGCCAGttattcttttccagtttggttgTTCAAATGTTCTAATCCTTCCTAAGGGTCACCAGAACTGCAAACTCCCTGAAGCTGTGAAAAGCATTTTCCaattagaaaaatacagaagggaattccccagtggttaggactccaggctttcattgcggagggcctgggttcaatccctgatcagggaactaggatcccacaagccacagcagAGTGGtcaaaaaaagagggacttccctggtggtctggtgggtaagactccacactcccaattcagggagcccgggttcaatccctggtcgcggaactagatcccacgtgcatgccgcaactaagagtccgcatgctgcaacaaaagatcctgcacgccacaactaaagatcccgcatgccgcaacgaagatcctgtgtgccacaactaagacccagcacagccaaaataaataaataaataaataaataaataaataagtatttttaaaaagagaaaaatacagtatataatttaaatatccttttttttaaaaagacttttgaagtttgtttgttttttttaaattttatttatttatttatttatttatggctgtgctgggtcttcgtttctgtgcgagggctttctctaattgcggcaagcgggagccactcttcatcgcagtgcgcgggcctctcactatcgcggcctctcctgttgcggagcacaggctccagacgcgcaggctcagcaattgtggctcacgggcccagccgctccgcggcatgcgggatcctcccagaccagggcccgaacccatgtcccctgcattggcaggcagactcccaaccactgtgccaccagggaagcccctaaatatcttttataaagaaataaaccaTGGCAGAATCATGAAAAACTATTCAAGGAAGAAATATTGAGGCAATTCTCTTTGTTCTATGTGGATACATGACCAAGAAATAGTATTAAGAAAAACAAgtgaattataaaattatatataacaatGAAACATTTATAGGTATGCAAAAATATATAAGTATCCCAAACAAAGTCTGGAAGTATACTGGAGGTAtagataattttaaatgatttgaaTTTCTTAAAACTAAGAACACGTATGGGAAAtgttatggtatatgaattatctcattttaaaaaagaataaatgtttattacagaaattttagatattatcagaaaattaagtttttaaaaactatctaCTACTTCACTACCCAGGGATAACAGTAATATTAACATTcggtctctctttttctttttctttttttttttttttggctgcgccacgcagcttgtaaaatcttagttccctgtccaggaattgaacctgcacCCACGGCAAtgagagcgctgagtcctaaccactggaccaccagggaattccctggcctctctttttatttattggaCGCATtgggtcttttgtatttttttttttaatttatttttggctgcatcgggtcttcgttgctgctttctctagttgtggcgagcgggggctactcttcactgcggtgcacgggctctaggcactcgggcttcagtagttgtggctcgcgggctctagagcacaggctcagtagttgtggcgcacgagcttagctgctctgcggcatgtgggatcttcccggaccagggattgaacccgtgtcccctgcattggcaggcggattcttaaccactgtgccaccagggaagtcccgcattggctcttagttgcggcacacaagATCTTTGTTGAAGCATGCGGGattttcagttgcggcatgcaggatcttttgttgtggtgcatgggcttctctctagtggtggtgtgcaggtttttctctctctagttgaggcgtgtgggctcagttgcagtgcgcaggcttagttgccctgcggcatgtgggatcttagctccccgaccagggatcgaacccgtgtcccctgcattggaaggcggattctttaccactggaccaccagggaagtccctggtctctctttttaaatcattattcataatttatgaaaaattataatcataCCATTTATATATAAAACTCTACTACTTTTCACTTATGTTTTCATAAACATTTTCTCATGATATTACACATTCTTCTAAAACACAATTCCTAATGGCTAAATAATTTCTGTTACAGTAATTTATGTTGATATGTTGGACTATTAAGgtgtttcctatttttctttagcTCCCATTTTTCTAACcatataaataataatgaaagctATCCTTATACATACATAAAcagttatgtatatattaatGTTCTCTTACATCCTTAAGGTAAATTAAAGTGGGATTTCTGAGGCAAAATGAGTATGTTTaaagtttttgagatttatcacCAAACTATGTTCTATAGTATCTGTAAAAATTGTCATTCCacctaaaagtagaattattgATCCAAAGTAAGTTATTTcagattattaaaatgaaaacacaacatcttaaaatgtgttaaaaactggagaatggggcttccctggtgacgcagtggttaagaatccacctgccaacgcaagagacacgggttcgatccctggtctgggaagatcccacatgccgcacagcaactaagcccacacaccgcagttactaagcctgcactcgagagcccgtgagccacaactactgaggctgcatgctgcaactactgaagcccgtgtgcctagagcctgtgctctgcaacaaagagaagccaccgcaataagaagcctgcgcaccgcaacaaagagtagccccctgctcactgcatctagcgaaagcctgtgcacagcaacgaagacccaacgcagccaaaaaataaaattagaaaacaaaacaaaacaaaacaaaaactggagAATGTTGACTCCAGTTTGATATATGTTGATAACCTCAGTACATCCAGACAGCTACATATTTCACTTGACAGAAGCAGTTACTGAATGGAGAATTTACACCCCTGGGAAGTGACTCTGTTAAAATAAGGTGAGGAAATGATAATTTTACTGTCATGTAAAGagcaaatataatttatatatacactTCTAGCTTATAGTTTAAGACATATAATCTTCAGGTAAAGCCTGGAAAACTAAAACCCTCATTTTAGTTatgaaacatgatttttttatacaataagttaaaaaaaagtgattGAATAAATAACAATGTCTGCTTCAGAAAAAGAATCACTATTCCCAAGGTATAACACCTTAATAAGAAGTTTACAAATAACACCTTAATAAGAAGTTTTTTGTTAAGAACTAATCTGTCACACAAATGTACAGGCATGCCTCATTTTACTGCACTTCACTTTACTGCACTTGgcagatactgcgttttttacaagttgaaggtttgtggcaactctgtgTTGAGCAAGTATATCAgcatcatttttccaacagtatttgctcacaCCATGtcactgtgtcacattttggtaattctcacaatatttcaaacttttcattattattacatttgttagggcgatctgtgatcagtgatctttgatgttagtaCTACAActctctgaaggctcagatgatagttAGCGTTTTTtagcaagaaaatattttaaattaagttatgtaatttgtttttttagacagaatgctattgcatacttaacAGAATACAGTATAGAGTTAACATGACTTTTATATGTgttgggaaatttaaaaattcatgtcaTTGActatattgtgatatttgctttattgaggTTCTAGATATTGCTAGAACCAAACCTGCaacatctctgaggtatgcctgtaatttaACACAAATGTAGTTAACACCCGATACTTTGGCCAAATGACTTCTGGGAATGTATTTTGTGTGAATTTGCAGTTCACTGTTAGTACCTAATCATCTGATATTCACTATCTCTcataaatgtaaattgatatggtAGGGTTCTACTTACTATTATGAACTGTTCTAACTTTTGGTTGCCTTTGATAAAAAAAGGGCATTCTTTGTCGCCTGTTCGGTGACCATATCGTTTACAGCGCCAacctgaaaacaaagaaaagaggaaatatttcTGTAAGATAACACAGTTTCCTTTAATGAAGACAAAGGATCAGTAGATCATATTAGTTTTTCTTCATTAAACTCCAATTCTAAAAGCAAATGCAATCAGTGAATGAACCATGTAAGATCCTAAAAAACAAAGGGAAACTACAGATCTTCCTTGAGTTATGATGGGGTTACATCccaataaacccatcataagttgaaaatactgtaagttgaaaatgcacttaatacacctaacctactgaacaccacagcttagcctagcctaccttaaatgcaCTCAGAACACCTACATTAGCCTAcaattgggcaaaatcatctaacacaaagcctgttttgtaataaagtgttgaatttctcatgtaatttattgaatactgtactgaaagttaaaaacaaaacggTTGTATGGGCAGATAATTTTGAGAGCTGGATCTCAGGAAACCATTGAAAAACAATGAAGTTTGGGGGTTCTCTGTTGACTGCCTCTGAGCTGTCCCTGTCTTTATCTCTCCCAACCTTTAAAGTTCAGGAAAGGAGGATAACACTCCTTCAAACCAATGTCTTTCTTTGTGTTCAAAACCCTCTTGCCTTTAAAGGAAAGGTGATCCTTACTgttcaaaatgtggtccatgtCAACAACACATGGGAGATTGGTAGAAATGCACAGTATTAGGCCTAtcccagaaacactgacacatACTTGGAGTTCAAAAGACTTATTGGTGATGTGTAGacatattaaagtttgagaaccactgttctagataATACTATAATCACTAAAATCAATGAaagtatgcatatgtatatatatatatatcttgtttGGAATGAGTCCAAATTTTGTGGTGCCTGAGCTTAAATtatttggtgggggtggggatggaaggggctcttcaggaaaaacaaaaatcttgcCTTGGCAAA is drawn from Eschrichtius robustus isolate mEscRob2 chromosome 8, mEscRob2.pri, whole genome shotgun sequence and contains these coding sequences:
- the LOC137768064 gene encoding retinitis pigmentosa 9 protein-like isoform X1, with product MSSRLGRDDSGTGGARRPREPPEQELQRRREQRRRRHDAQQLQQLKHLESFYEKPPPGLIKEDETKPEDCIPDVPGNEHAREFLAHAPTKGLWMPLGKEVKVMQCWRCKRYGHRTGDKECPFFIKGNQKLEQFIIAHEDPMYDIIRENKRHEKDVRIQQLKQLLEDSTSDEDGSSSSSSECKEKHKKKKKKEKHKKKKKEKKKKKKRKHKSSKSNESSDSE